The Mucilaginibacter yixingensis genome window below encodes:
- a CDS encoding TonB-dependent receptor, translating into MKYKPLLVKIMRITFLQLAIVLSIVGSSLAKNGKAQAVLKTKISINETGTELGVVLSKLEKNYDINFVYSPQLVDVKQKINVFTQMRPLSEILDQILTPLKLTYEASGDVIVIRNLNITASQTGQINTAPQIMVTGKVVDEKKGEPLPGVTIKIKGTTTAVSTNSNGVFSISVPNAESVLVFSFIGYDNEERVVGNTTIINVVMKENQHNLSEVLVVGYGTQKKSDITGSVVRADLDSFRQSPDVNVLQLLQGAVPGLNIGQVTSAGQTPSIQVRGQSTISGSTGVLIVLDGIVYAGDLSRLNPNDIASIDILKDASSKAIYGASAANGVMLITSKKGKKGDKPVINFSTSYASQNPAQVLHPLDRNEFIQKVKDILWQQAYLAPDYLTPNPAFNVRSKLDATQVAGYDDGTDFDWYGAATQPGFIFDNQLSVSNATDKTNFYVSGGYTKQTGFVINDQFIRKSVRVNLETKVFNWLSIGTQTFATLNDYSGTSPDLRSIQLYSPLNTPFSSSGSINLTPNGSINNPFLGTYGNDFDHRNTISGNFYGILNIPGVDGLSYRVNFGNNYYWNQRYTANQYSANFTGAVGKSNDDTYDYSIDNILNYNRTFNQVHKIDLTLVYGARQLEFQSTNATGTGYNNIALGYNSIQQGLILKNTSNAYSDEYNYQTGRLNYGYKSKYLLTATIRRDGYSGFAANKKFGLFPSVAAAWVASNESFFKLTWVDDLKLRAGYGSNGNLTNRYASLATVSQGAAYVFGDNGATLFGQQVTSLSNSDLSWETTTGINVGVDFSFLKGRISGTVDWYNTNTNDLLFNVKIPTITGFGSINTNVGKLNNTGTEITLNTVNVRLKDFQWKSTINFASNKNKVVALTGSGDLVTSNLFIGQPLGAIYNYQTNGMWQIGETPIAGFYVGGNKVVDQNGDGKITSDDRVILGHTEPAYRFSVGNTFSYKQLSLFAFINSVQGGNNGYLGYNNPWSDLGIQQGDNAIRNNWFSGTDYWSPRNPGATYRVTGSVPATDPGLYQNRSFIRLQEVSLSYDFSTKLTTKLGLKNLRLYISGKNLATWTKWTGWDPESIQGLAYGAAPVIKAYAIGLNVTL; encoded by the coding sequence ATGAAATATAAACCTTTACTCGTAAAAATTATGAGAATTACATTTTTACAGTTAGCCATCGTTTTATCAATCGTTGGGAGCAGCCTTGCAAAAAATGGGAAAGCGCAAGCGGTGCTCAAAACAAAAATCAGCATTAACGAAACCGGGACCGAACTCGGTGTCGTTTTGAGTAAGCTGGAAAAAAATTATGACATCAATTTTGTATACAGTCCCCAGCTGGTCGACGTGAAGCAAAAAATAAATGTATTTACGCAGATGCGGCCGCTGTCTGAAATTTTAGACCAAATACTGACACCATTGAAGCTAACTTACGAAGCCTCTGGCGATGTGATCGTCATCAGGAACCTGAATATCACCGCAAGTCAGACCGGTCAGATAAATACAGCGCCGCAAATTATGGTCACAGGGAAAGTTGTAGATGAAAAAAAAGGGGAACCGCTACCGGGCGTCACGATTAAGATCAAAGGGACAACCACCGCAGTTTCTACAAATAGCAACGGTGTTTTTTCCATTAGCGTGCCGAATGCTGAATCGGTACTCGTTTTTAGTTTTATTGGTTACGATAATGAAGAACGAGTGGTCGGCAATACCACGATAATCAACGTAGTTATGAAGGAAAATCAACATAACCTGTCCGAGGTATTGGTCGTTGGTTATGGTACCCAAAAGAAATCCGACATCACGGGGTCGGTGGTGCGGGCGGATCTGGACTCCTTCCGGCAATCCCCGGATGTGAACGTCCTTCAGTTATTACAGGGAGCCGTCCCCGGTTTAAATATCGGCCAGGTCACTTCTGCGGGACAGACCCCGAGTATTCAGGTTCGCGGCCAGTCTACGATATCCGGTTCTACCGGCGTATTGATCGTTTTGGATGGAATTGTTTATGCGGGCGATCTTTCGCGCCTTAACCCAAACGATATTGCCTCCATTGATATCCTTAAGGATGCAAGCAGTAAAGCGATATACGGCGCATCGGCCGCCAACGGCGTCATGCTGATCACCTCCAAAAAAGGCAAGAAAGGTGACAAACCTGTTATCAATTTCTCCACTTCCTATGCCAGCCAAAACCCGGCGCAAGTCCTCCATCCGCTTGACAGAAACGAGTTCATTCAAAAAGTAAAAGATATTCTCTGGCAACAGGCCTACCTGGCACCGGATTACCTGACACCTAACCCCGCTTTTAATGTGAGGTCTAAGCTAGACGCTACCCAAGTTGCAGGATATGATGACGGGACTGATTTCGATTGGTACGGCGCGGCTACCCAGCCCGGGTTCATTTTTGACAATCAATTGAGCGTAAGCAACGCTACAGACAAAACAAACTTTTATGTTTCGGGGGGATATACCAAGCAGACGGGCTTTGTCATCAACGACCAGTTCATCAGGAAATCCGTTCGGGTGAATCTTGAAACTAAGGTATTTAACTGGCTTAGCATCGGTACACAAACTTTCGCAACATTGAATGATTATTCCGGGACTTCTCCGGATCTGCGGAGCATTCAACTTTACAGTCCGCTGAATACGCCTTTCTCTTCGTCAGGATCAATTAATCTTACGCCCAACGGGTCGATAAACAACCCGTTTTTGGGTACTTACGGAAATGATTTTGATCATCGGAATACGATTTCCGGCAACTTTTACGGCATCTTGAATATACCGGGTGTTGATGGATTGAGCTACCGGGTCAACTTTGGTAATAATTACTACTGGAACCAGCGTTATACCGCCAACCAATATTCCGCGAATTTTACGGGCGCCGTAGGTAAGTCTAACGATGATACCTATGATTACAGTATTGACAATATCCTGAACTATAACCGGACATTTAACCAGGTGCACAAGATCGATCTTACCCTGGTTTATGGGGCAAGGCAACTGGAATTCCAAAGTACAAACGCAACAGGTACAGGTTACAATAATATAGCGTTGGGCTACAACAGTATTCAGCAGGGACTGATCCTGAAAAATACATCCAATGCTTATAGCGATGAATACAATTACCAAACGGGGCGCTTGAATTACGGTTATAAAAGTAAATATCTCCTGACCGCGACGATCAGACGTGATGGCTATTCAGGATTCGCGGCAAACAAAAAGTTTGGTCTTTTCCCCTCAGTTGCGGCTGCATGGGTCGCCAGCAACGAGTCATTTTTTAAACTGACATGGGTGGACGACTTAAAGCTCCGTGCCGGCTACGGTTCAAACGGAAACCTGACGAACCGCTATGCTTCTTTGGCAACCGTGTCACAGGGCGCGGCTTACGTATTCGGAGATAATGGTGCAACATTGTTCGGACAACAGGTGACTTCATTATCCAACAGCGACCTGTCCTGGGAAACCACAACGGGTATCAACGTGGGCGTTGACTTCAGTTTTCTGAAAGGCCGGATCAGCGGTACCGTTGACTGGTACAATACAAATACGAACGACTTATTGTTCAATGTCAAGATCCCAACAATCACCGGTTTCGGATCTATCAACACCAACGTCGGCAAGTTAAATAATACTGGCACGGAAATCACTTTAAATACAGTTAACGTACGCCTCAAAGATTTTCAGTGGAAGAGCACGATCAATTTCGCCAGCAACAAAAATAAGGTTGTTGCTTTGACAGGGTCGGGTGACCTGGTTACCAGTAACTTGTTTATCGGACAGCCCTTGGGCGCAATTTACAATTACCAGACCAATGGAATGTGGCAAATCGGAGAAACTCCGATTGCTGGTTTTTATGTTGGCGGTAACAAAGTCGTTGACCAAAATGGTGATGGTAAGATCACCTCGGATGACCGGGTAATCTTGGGTCATACAGAGCCGGCTTACCGTTTCAGCGTCGGCAACACTTTTTCTTATAAACAGCTATCACTGTTCGCTTTTATCAATTCGGTACAAGGAGGTAACAATGGTTATTTAGGCTATAATAACCCCTGGTCAGATCTGGGTATACAGCAAGGCGATAACGCGATCAGGAACAACTGGTTCTCAGGTACAGACTATTGGTCTCCGCGAAATCCCGGAGCCACGTATAGAGTAACAGGCAGCGTACCAGCAACAGACCCCGGCCTTTATCAGAACCGGAGTTTCATAAGGCTGCAGGAAGTTTCTTTGAGCTATGATTTCAGCACCAAGCTGACGACTAAATTGGGGCTTAAAAACCTTCGGTTGTATATCAGTGGTAAAAACCTGGCAACCTGGACGAAATGGACAGGCTGGGACCCGGAATCGATACAAGGACTGGCTTACGGAGCAGCGCCCGTGATTAAAGCGTATGCAATAGGTTTAAATGT
- a CDS encoding FecR family protein, whose amino-acid sequence MGNYENFDVEDFLCDEFFIKWVLKPEKELDLFWEEWRSKHPDREPVIVQAQKIARSIVIEPIDQQLSDAEVYSIIEYVEENSTDFLVQRSEEEFFPLQKTPRKHDRLHWFKIAASILFFIIAGIALNKMVSRKPASKLPPTEVGHLMSYLNNTGQSRLIRMSDGSLAVLKPNSKLTYPASFTGDKREVYLEGEAFFEVHKNHLRPFFVYAKNMVTKVLGTSFTVRAFTNDNEFKVVVNTGKVLVFNSKQAANQVFHSVTLVPNQEATFQRPLAQFKKDSVITPSVLSKEVAVKEFTFKNAALSTVISKLEQAYHVNIAYDEQRFGNATLTASLSNLPLDEKVKLIAKAINAQCDFTDGLIVIKENSAANQ is encoded by the coding sequence ATGGGAAACTACGAAAATTTCGATGTCGAAGATTTTTTGTGTGACGAATTTTTCATAAAATGGGTCTTAAAACCTGAAAAAGAACTGGACTTGTTTTGGGAGGAATGGCGGTCAAAGCATCCAGATCGCGAACCAGTCATTGTACAGGCCCAAAAAATTGCACGGTCGATCGTTATCGAGCCCATAGACCAGCAGCTCTCAGATGCCGAGGTGTATTCCATAATTGAATATGTTGAGGAAAACAGTACGGATTTTCTTGTTCAAAGAAGCGAAGAGGAATTCTTTCCGCTGCAAAAAACACCGAGGAAGCACGACCGCTTGCATTGGTTTAAAATAGCCGCAAGCATTCTGTTTTTCATTATTGCCGGAATCGCCTTGAATAAGATGGTATCCAGAAAGCCGGCAAGTAAACTTCCTCCGACCGAAGTTGGCCATCTCATGTCATACCTGAATAACACTGGTCAGTCACGGCTTATACGTATGAGTGATGGTAGCCTCGCTGTGTTAAAACCAAATTCGAAACTCACTTACCCTGCTTCATTCACCGGCGATAAAAGAGAAGTGTATCTCGAAGGAGAAGCTTTTTTTGAGGTGCATAAAAATCATCTCAGGCCCTTTTTTGTCTATGCCAAGAATATGGTCACCAAAGTATTAGGCACGAGCTTCACCGTACGTGCATTTACAAACGACAATGAGTTCAAGGTGGTGGTCAATACGGGTAAGGTTTTGGTATTTAACAGCAAGCAAGCGGCCAATCAGGTGTTCCATTCGGTTACTTTGGTGCCCAACCAGGAGGCCACATTTCAGCGTCCGCTAGCACAATTTAAAAAAGACTCTGTCATAACACCATCCGTTTTATCGAAAGAAGTCGCGGTTAAAGAGTTTACATTTAAAAACGCCGCATTGAGTACCGTCATCAGTAAGTTAGAACAAGCCTATCACGTCAACATTGCGTATGATGAGCAGCGATTCGGCAATGCCACATTAACCGCCTCCTTATCGAATCTTCCTTTAGATGAAAAAGTAAAATTGATTGCCAAGGCCATAAACGCGCAATGTGATTTTACAGACGGGCTTATCGTGATCAAAGAAAACAGTGCCGCTAACCAATAA
- a CDS encoding RNA polymerase sigma factor, whose translation MMPSENYDSYPDQDSELWDNFRNGDQRAYTCLINKYSRPLFNYGYRICQDRDFLKDCIQEIFLELWNRRSRISATASVKWYLFKAVRLRIFRDQSKWRRNEQLSDDYDFMVEFNIESKIINEGDQDSLTSRIQLVLNHLPSRQREIIYLRFYENLDFDNICQIMNISKQSVHNLLQKAYKNFRLEWIFLIAFKFLSFLLIFIGL comes from the coding sequence ATGATGCCCTCCGAAAATTACGATAGCTATCCTGATCAGGATAGTGAACTTTGGGATAATTTCCGTAACGGAGACCAGCGTGCATATACTTGCTTAATCAACAAATATTCCCGGCCATTATTCAATTATGGTTACCGCATTTGCCAGGATCGTGATTTTTTGAAAGATTGTATCCAGGAGATCTTTTTGGAGCTTTGGAACAGAAGATCAAGAATAAGCGCCACGGCATCTGTCAAGTGGTATCTTTTCAAAGCAGTCCGGCTAAGAATTTTTAGAGACCAATCGAAATGGCGCAGGAACGAGCAGTTATCCGACGATTACGACTTTATGGTGGAATTCAATATTGAGTCCAAAATAATTAATGAGGGTGATCAAGATAGTTTGACGTCACGGATTCAACTTGTTTTGAATCACCTGCCATCCCGACAGCGGGAAATTATTTACCTGCGTTTTTATGAAAATCTTGATTTCGACAATATTTGTCAGATCATGAACATCAGTAAACAATCGGTTCACAACCTGTTGCAAAAAGCCTATAAGAATTTTCGTCTGGAATGGATATTCCTTATTGCTTTCAAGTTCTTATCCTTTCTATTGATTTTTATCGGTCTGTAA
- a CDS encoding TIM-barrel domain-containing protein, producing MKNILILIAFIPALAFSQGYKKHTLQKDKLLITLTEGVLNITPLTDKAIRIQWQKELAAEKEEFVLVNKRPIPVFKVTETPAKLNLSTRDVIVSFDKQTCALSYSNSAGKVFLNEKANSRRLTPATIMDLPCYVAEQAFDSPNDESLFGLGQFQDGHYNLRNVSRKLIQVNSQIAIPFLYSSKGYGILWHQYGLTYFNPADNAIPLVKKDTNAVQIRDVEVTTTAGTQRVSQQQSLYSGNFKLDKAGDYTFMLDLDNMDNRHLLVIDGIAQIDQSNLWLPPAVSKIVHLAAGEHTVQVLCKSANKPELTWKIASDESVFRSPNAKSLDYVVFYGKNADEVIAGYRGLSGNVPMLPLWAYGFWQCRERYTSGTHLIETIKEFRKRKLPVDVIVQDWQYWGKYGWGVPKFDETNYPNPDQFIKGLHDLNAHFSVSVWENLDKKSDVAKPYLEKNLYLANSPWIDIFNPETQRTHWNALNTNLFSKGVDSWWMDATEPENDALAGKQTYFGPGDFYRLTYPLFVSKAVYDGQRTTDPNKRVTILTRSAFPGQQRYGTINWSGDIGSNWDVLKRQIVAGLNYNLTGMPYWATDIGGFFRPGRGQYTDEKYHDLLTRWFQWGAFCPIFRIHGYQTETEPWKYGERVEANMRSMMNVRYRLMPYIYSAAWDISKNGSTLMRPMVMDFSTDEKAVQQPYQYMFGKELLIAPVTEANTTEWEVYLPKGAGWYDYWTGKRYTGGQTIKAAATQDKIPVLVKAGSIIPMAKEMQYTGEKPLDTLEIRVYKGDNGTFNLYEDEGDSYHYEKGSYTLIPFSWNEKNQTLTIGARQGTYPRYLKSRVFNIIMVKENNGVGIAEGKAYKSVVYTGKALRIKYKIN from the coding sequence ATGAAAAATATACTGATCCTGATCGCCTTTATTCCGGCTCTGGCCTTTAGCCAGGGGTACAAAAAACATACCCTACAAAAGGATAAGCTTTTGATAACGCTTACTGAAGGGGTATTAAACATCACCCCATTAACGGATAAAGCTATCAGAATCCAATGGCAAAAAGAGTTGGCTGCAGAAAAAGAGGAGTTCGTACTTGTTAATAAGCGCCCCATACCGGTATTTAAGGTAACTGAAACGCCTGCTAAACTAAATTTGAGCACGAGGGATGTTATTGTGTCATTTGATAAGCAAACCTGCGCGCTTAGCTACAGTAACAGCGCGGGCAAGGTTTTCTTAAATGAAAAAGCAAATAGCCGAAGGCTGACGCCAGCCACAATTATGGACCTGCCTTGCTATGTGGCAGAGCAGGCCTTTGACTCGCCTAACGATGAGTCGTTATTCGGCTTAGGACAATTCCAGGACGGTCATTATAATTTACGGAACGTATCGCGCAAATTAATCCAGGTCAACAGCCAAATCGCCATCCCTTTTCTTTATTCCAGCAAAGGCTATGGCATTTTGTGGCATCAGTACGGTCTCACCTATTTCAACCCTGCCGACAACGCCATACCCTTAGTTAAAAAAGACACAAACGCGGTGCAGATACGCGATGTGGAAGTGACTACAACCGCAGGGACACAACGGGTATCTCAGCAACAGTCGCTTTATAGCGGCAATTTTAAATTAGACAAGGCCGGCGATTATACTTTTATGCTGGATCTTGATAATATGGACAACCGGCATCTGCTTGTTATTGACGGCATAGCACAAATAGATCAGTCTAACCTATGGCTGCCGCCTGCTGTCAGTAAAATTGTACATCTGGCGGCCGGTGAACATACAGTACAGGTATTGTGCAAATCCGCTAATAAACCAGAGTTAACCTGGAAGATAGCATCGGATGAAAGCGTATTCCGCTCACCTAACGCTAAATCACTTGATTATGTGGTGTTTTATGGCAAAAATGCGGACGAGGTGATTGCTGGTTATCGTGGCTTATCAGGCAATGTACCTATGCTGCCCTTATGGGCTTACGGATTTTGGCAGTGCCGCGAACGTTATACATCAGGAACCCACCTGATCGAAACGATCAAAGAGTTCAGAAAAAGAAAATTGCCCGTGGATGTTATCGTACAGGACTGGCAATACTGGGGAAAATATGGCTGGGGCGTGCCTAAATTTGATGAAACCAATTACCCAAACCCGGATCAGTTTATAAAAGGGCTCCACGATTTGAATGCCCATTTTTCGGTTTCTGTATGGGAAAACCTGGACAAGAAATCGGATGTGGCCAAACCCTACCTGGAAAAGAATCTGTACCTGGCTAACAGCCCATGGATAGATATTTTTAATCCGGAAACACAACGCACCCATTGGAATGCATTAAACACAAATCTTTTTAGTAAAGGAGTAGACTCCTGGTGGATGGATGCTACAGAGCCGGAAAATGATGCTTTAGCTGGTAAGCAAACCTATTTTGGGCCGGGTGACTTTTACAGGCTTACTTATCCGCTATTTGTAAGTAAAGCGGTTTATGATGGGCAGCGGACAACTGATCCTAATAAAAGAGTAACTATTTTAACCCGTTCGGCATTTCCGGGGCAACAGCGTTATGGAACCATTAATTGGTCGGGCGATATTGGCTCAAACTGGGATGTATTAAAAAGACAAATTGTAGCAGGCCTTAATTACAATTTAACGGGGATGCCCTATTGGGCTACAGACATTGGTGGTTTTTTTCGCCCAGGCCGGGGACAGTATACCGATGAAAAATATCACGACTTGCTTACCCGCTGGTTTCAGTGGGGTGCTTTTTGCCCTATATTCCGTATCCATGGTTATCAAACCGAAACAGAGCCCTGGAAATATGGAGAAAGGGTTGAAGCTAATATGCGCAGCATGATGAACGTGAGATATCGCCTGATGCCTTATATTTATTCAGCAGCCTGGGATATTTCAAAAAATGGATCCACCCTGATGCGCCCTATGGTGATGGATTTTAGCACTGACGAAAAAGCTGTTCAACAGCCTTACCAATATATGTTTGGCAAAGAACTATTGATAGCCCCGGTTACCGAAGCGAATACCACCGAATGGGAAGTTTACCTGCCTAAAGGCGCCGGCTGGTACGACTATTGGACAGGAAAAAGGTATACAGGCGGGCAAACCATTAAAGCCGCCGCCACGCAGGATAAGATCCCGGTTTTAGTAAAAGCAGGGTCCATTATTCCGATGGCGAAAGAAATGCAGTATACCGGCGAAAAGCCTTTAGATACGTTGGAGATTCGGGTATATAAAGGAGACAATGGAACCTTTAATTTATACGAAGACGAGGGCGACAGTTATCATTATGAAAAAGGCAGCTACACTCTCATTCCATTTAGCTGGAATGAAAAGAACCAAACGCTCACCATTGGTGCAAGGCAAGGTACTTACCCCCGATATTTAAAAAGCCGGGTTTTCAATATCATTATGGTTAAAGAAAATAATGGTGTCGGTATTGCAGAAGGTAAGGCTTATAAAAGTGTTGTTTACACTGGTAAGGCGTTGAGGATAAAGTATAAAATTAATTAG
- a CDS encoding alpha-L-fucosidase produces the protein MKRRSLIKGLATGAGALMLSRASGNGLFSDLIADGAKRPFLPTWDSLAQYKVPEWFRDAKFGIWAHWGPQCQPERGDWYARGMYQEGSDQYKFHCQKYGHPSKFGFKDVINEWKAENWNPEELVSLYKKAGAQYFMALANHHDNFDLYDSKYQQWNSTRMGPKKDLIGGWAKAAKNNGLPFGVSVHAAHAWSWYETSQRADQTGPYAGIPYDGKIIEADGKNKWWNGYDPQELYAQNHPLSENSLDNGMIHRQWNWGNGVAVPTKAYCDKFYKRTIELIDKYDPELIYFDDTALPLWPISDAGLRIAAHLYNTSIKKHGHLRAVIYGKILDEKQRKCMVWDIERGQSNQIEPLPWQTDTCIGGWHYDRRLYDNNKYKTAKTVIHTMVDVVSKNGNLLLNIPVRGDGSIDEKERAVVEDIAAWMQINSEAIYSTRPWRVFGEGPAMESAAPISAQGFNEGKGKPFTATDIRFTTKGKTLYAIMLGWPTDKIALIKKLSANAGKVEAVSLLGYHDNPHFEQTTEGLKIRLPDYAPCKDAFVLKIQGAIV, from the coding sequence ATGAAAAGAAGAAGTTTAATAAAAGGATTAGCTACGGGTGCTGGCGCATTGATGCTATCCCGCGCTTCAGGCAATGGCCTGTTCTCTGATTTAATTGCTGACGGGGCAAAACGACCGTTTTTACCTACCTGGGATTCGCTGGCACAGTATAAAGTACCCGAATGGTTCAGGGATGCCAAATTTGGCATATGGGCGCATTGGGGGCCGCAGTGCCAACCGGAGCGCGGTGATTGGTACGCCCGTGGCATGTACCAGGAAGGTAGCGATCAATATAAGTTCCATTGTCAAAAATATGGGCATCCATCAAAGTTTGGCTTTAAGGATGTGATCAACGAGTGGAAAGCCGAGAATTGGAATCCTGAAGAACTGGTTTCGCTTTATAAAAAAGCGGGCGCTCAATATTTTATGGCATTGGCTAATCATCACGACAATTTCGACCTTTATGACAGCAAGTATCAACAGTGGAACTCCACGCGCATGGGGCCTAAAAAAGATCTGATCGGCGGATGGGCAAAAGCAGCCAAAAATAACGGACTGCCATTTGGTGTTAGTGTGCACGCGGCCCACGCCTGGAGCTGGTACGAAACATCGCAGCGGGCGGATCAAACCGGGCCATACGCAGGCATCCCTTATGATGGTAAAATAATAGAGGCCGATGGTAAGAATAAATGGTGGAATGGATATGACCCGCAGGAGCTATATGCTCAAAACCATCCTTTAAGTGAAAACAGTCTGGACAATGGCATGATCCATAGACAATGGAACTGGGGTAACGGCGTTGCTGTTCCAACCAAAGCATATTGTGACAAGTTTTACAAACGCACCATTGAGCTCATTGATAAGTATGATCCTGAACTGATTTATTTTGACGATACCGCACTACCTTTATGGCCTATAAGCGATGCCGGGCTACGTATAGCTGCGCATTTATACAATACCAGCATCAAAAAACATGGCCATTTACGTGCTGTAATTTACGGCAAGATATTAGATGAAAAACAACGTAAATGTATGGTATGGGATATCGAGCGCGGCCAAAGTAACCAAATAGAGCCTTTGCCTTGGCAAACAGATACCTGTATCGGCGGCTGGCATTATGATCGCCGGTTGTATGATAATAATAAATACAAGACTGCTAAAACGGTGATCCACACCATGGTCGATGTTGTCAGCAAAAATGGGAATCTACTGCTCAATATACCGGTAAGGGGGGATGGCAGCATTGATGAAAAGGAACGAGCTGTGGTGGAAGATATTGCTGCCTGGATGCAGATAAATAGCGAAGCTATTTACAGTACCCGGCCCTGGAGAGTATTTGGGGAAGGACCGGCTATGGAATCAGCTGCTCCTATCAGTGCCCAGGGATTCAATGAGGGTAAAGGTAAACCATTCACAGCAACGGATATACGTTTTACCACAAAAGGCAAAACATTATATGCCATTATGTTGGGTTGGCCGACAGATAAAATAGCTTTAATAAAGAAACTATCCGCCAATGCCGGAAAGGTTGAGGCCGTTAGTTTACTTGGTTATCACGATAACCCCCACTTTGAGCAAACAACCGAAGGTTTAAAAATACGGTTGCCGGATTATGCACCATGTAAGGATGCGTTTGTGCTTAAAATCCAGGGGGCGATAGTATAA
- a CDS encoding RagB/SusD family nutrient uptake outer membrane protein: MKKEIKYNMTMKAWCIVGLLSLAIPACKKDLLDKQPLSSISDATFWKTSNDATLALNGVYDSGSGFTGYNFWCGTSMVNLDLMAGNGSEKEAIPDHFTDGTLSPAYSYVGSYYSQAYAQIGRCNNFLDHIGQVTMDATAKNVMIAEVRTIRAYDYFNLALYFGDVPLIQHLLTVDQANSVTRAPKNDVWTFCEAELKAAATVLPASVPDAQQGHMTAASALAILGRLQMAEKKWTEAAASYKTIMDFNYYVIDPRYRELFLNAGELSKEVIMSMQYIKDTYNHALLQYLTPETWGGWHQYSPFNELAKEFECTDGKTIDQSPLFDKNNPYNNRDPRLDFTLMISDRTVLRGTTYSAKPGTTKADRLDEYPGVWSGYSIYKFIEEDPAVGTTSNDGNNFPLIRYAEVLLGYLESKIESGAPIDQALLDATINKVRGRAAVHMPAVTTTDPTALRAILRRERRVEFAFEGIRYYDCLRWGILASENNKQFTGMKLTNTPATYTAFPVDADGYYIFKKRNFVAGKNELWPIPQSERDLNKNLTQNPGY, translated from the coding sequence ATGAAAAAGGAAATAAAATATAATATGACCATGAAAGCTTGGTGTATAGTAGGCTTGCTAAGCCTTGCCATACCCGCTTGTAAAAAAGATCTATTGGATAAACAACCGTTATCGTCCATATCTGATGCGACATTTTGGAAAACCTCCAACGATGCGACTTTGGCTTTAAACGGTGTATATGACTCAGGATCCGGGTTTACCGGTTATAATTTTTGGTGTGGCACCTCCATGGTTAACCTGGACCTGATGGCCGGGAATGGCTCCGAGAAAGAAGCGATACCTGATCATTTTACCGACGGTACTTTAAGCCCCGCGTATTCATATGTCGGTTCATATTATTCTCAAGCTTACGCGCAAATTGGCAGGTGCAATAATTTTTTGGATCACATTGGCCAGGTAACGATGGACGCAACGGCGAAAAATGTGATGATTGCGGAAGTCCGCACTATTCGGGCCTATGATTACTTTAACCTAGCTCTTTATTTTGGCGATGTGCCTTTGATCCAGCATTTATTAACGGTTGATCAGGCTAACAGTGTTACACGGGCACCGAAAAATGATGTTTGGACATTCTGTGAAGCTGAATTAAAAGCTGCTGCCACCGTGTTGCCGGCCAGTGTGCCTGATGCCCAACAGGGCCATATGACCGCAGCTTCCGCTTTGGCGATATTGGGCCGGTTACAGATGGCCGAAAAGAAATGGACAGAGGCTGCCGCCAGTTATAAAACGATCATGGACTTTAATTACTATGTTATTGACCCGCGGTACCGAGAATTATTTTTAAATGCAGGCGAGTTGAGCAAGGAGGTCATTATGTCCATGCAATACATCAAGGATACCTATAACCATGCTTTGCTCCAATACTTGACACCCGAAACCTGGGGTGGCTGGCACCAGTACTCGCCTTTTAATGAGTTAGCGAAGGAATTTGAATGTACCGATGGCAAAACAATTGATCAGTCGCCGTTATTTGATAAAAATAACCCTTATAACAATCGCGACCCGCGTTTAGATTTTACGCTGATGATATCCGACCGGACGGTATTGCGTGGAACAACCTACTCTGCCAAGCCAGGTACCACCAAAGCTGATCGACTGGATGAGTATCCGGGTGTTTGGAGTGGTTATTCCATCTATAAGTTCATTGAAGAAGATCCGGCAGTAGGCACCACTTCAAATGACGGCAACAACTTCCCACTTATCCGGTATGCCGAAGTATTGTTAGGCTACCTCGAATCTAAGATAGAGTCCGGCGCTCCAATAGACCAGGCTTTGCTTGACGCCACCATAAACAAAGTGCGCGGCCGCGCGGCGGTGCACATGCCTGCTGTAACCACAACAGACCCAACGGCGCTGCGCGCTATTTTAAGAAGGGAGCGCCGTGTAGAATTTGCCTTTGAAGGTATCCGTTACTACGATTGCCTGCGTTGGGGTATCCTTGCTTCAGAGAACAATAAACAATTTACCGGTATGAAACTAACCAATACGCCAGCTACATACACTGCTTTCCCGGTAGATGCAGATGGATATTATATTTTCAAAAAGAGAAATTTCGTGGCAGGTAAAAACGAACTGTGGCCAATACCACAATCCGAGCGTGATTTGAATAAAAACCTGACCCAGAATCCAGGTTACTAG